A window of Pseudomonas monteilii contains these coding sequences:
- a CDS encoding manganese ABC transporter ATP-binding protein encodes MTAACQIAERARIACGPRIDFDGIDLTLGRTRILDQVRFSVAPGSVHAIVGPNGGGKSSLIKTLLGQMPHRGRLTLEWPDEDQVIGYVPQALEFDRGLPMTVDDFMGALCQRRPAFLGLSRRVRAPIDDALAQVGMLDKRTRRMGALSGGERQRVLLAQGLVPAPQLLVLDEPMSALDEAGIQVFEQLLEGWRRAGTTVLWIEHDLQAVLRLADRVTGLSRQVLFDAPPAQALTPERLLTLFSVHPRHEDTAR; translated from the coding sequence ATGACCGCCGCCTGCCAGATCGCCGAACGCGCCCGCATCGCCTGCGGCCCGCGCATCGACTTCGATGGCATCGACCTGACGCTCGGGCGCACGCGCATCCTGGACCAGGTGCGTTTCAGCGTCGCGCCCGGCAGCGTGCATGCGATCGTCGGGCCCAATGGTGGTGGCAAGAGTTCGTTGATCAAGACGCTGCTCGGGCAGATGCCGCATCGTGGTCGCCTGACGCTGGAGTGGCCGGACGAGGACCAGGTGATCGGCTATGTGCCTCAGGCTCTGGAATTCGACCGGGGTCTGCCGATGACGGTGGACGACTTCATGGGCGCCTTGTGTCAGCGCCGCCCGGCCTTCCTGGGGCTGTCCCGACGGGTGCGTGCGCCCATCGACGACGCCCTGGCGCAGGTGGGCATGCTCGACAAGCGCACCCGGCGCATGGGTGCACTGTCGGGCGGTGAGCGCCAGCGCGTGCTGCTGGCCCAGGGGCTGGTGCCCGCGCCCCAGTTGCTGGTCCTGGACGAGCCGATGTCGGCGCTGGACGAGGCGGGCATCCAGGTGTTCGAGCAGCTGCTCGAGGGCTGGCGCCGGGCGGGGACCACGGTGCTGTGGATCGAACATGACCTGCAGGCCGTCCTGCGCCTGGCCGACCGGGTAACCGGGCTGAGCCGTCAGGTGCTGTTCGACGCACCGCCGGCCCAGGCCTTGACGCCCGAGCGTCTGCTGACGCTGTTCTCCGTCCATCCCCGTCATGAGGACACCGCCCGATGA